The Opitutales bacterium genomic sequence TCGACACTCGTTGCATAGGAGTGGCCTGCCGTTGATGTATCCGAAAATCTTATACTATGAATATCCTTGGGCCCTGGCAAAAATTTAGGTGCTTGCCCGTCCGTCTGGCTTACTTTGAAGGCCGGTCCATGTCTGTCACCGTCCACATCTGGAGTTAAATCAACATTATAAGCATCCTCACTCACCTGCCCTAGATGCGCCGTATAATCACGACACGCCCCATAACAGTAGTATGGAGACTGAGATTTATAATACCCGTGTGTTTGATCGTATGTGCCTGCTTGTAGAAAGCCTTCAGCATCTATGGGTATCACCGAAAACAAGACTGATCCTTGATCCAGCCCGGTCTCGTTCCCAGTGATCCCTAGGTGATTTTTCATAGAGACGGGAGTGCCAGCCTCATTAATTCTCTTGATGCTACTTTGCGTGTAGTCGTAATCGAGACTCAGCTTACCGGGCTCAGCGCTTTTCCCGGAGAGAACGCGCGTGAAAGCGCGCGCATTCATAGGGATATTATCCCAGACCTCTTGGAACTTCCCATACATGTCCTTCGAGAATCGGTATGCGTTTATAGAGTTTCCACTCGTATTCATGACCCAGAGCCCTCCATTTTCATGAAGAGCCAAGGCCTTGGAAAACGTATTATTCAGAGGATTACTTACCGTATCGTCGTCTAGATAAGTATCCACCGATTTTACTGTATCTTGCTCGAGCACATACAGTTGACTATCTGCAGACGAGCTACCAGCTACAAACCAAAGCTGTCCCGAATCCTCATCCATTTGAAGGGCTTGAACAATGCAAGCGGCGCCTTCTGCCAAACCTGGAATAGGTAACACGGAATTAGCTTCAGGATCTATAAAACTGATCATCTGTATCTGATTCTTCAGACCAATATAGAAGATACCCAAAGCAGACGATATCATCGCTCCAGCACCAATGGCACAATCCACGCCATCACTGTCACCGCCACCATCGCCATCGCCGTCACCACTCCCCTCATTAGGAATATCAATTGTAGTCGCGCTGCAAAATTGTTCTGAACTCATATTGAATAGTTTCGCGTATCCCGCGCCATCTGAGTCTAGACCAGCTATGCAGAGCATACTATTGTCATCCACTGCCATTGCATCAATAGATGCCAACTCGGGATCCGCAACCGACTCTCCCGGAGAACTCAGACCATCGCGTATCAAATATTTCCTTAAGGCAGCAACTTGATCCTTCTTTGAGGCCACCCACAGAGTCTGAGTGCGTTCATCAAAAGCGAGTGCTGTGATATCACCGATTCCATCTGGAACGTTCATCTGATTGCGCTCCACTACAATACTCCCGTATTGCGGATCATTTCCAAATTGGTAAAGACGCCCATCAGAACCGGCCTTGTTCGCTCCCAACCATACCGTTCCGCTCCCCCCTTTGCTCATAACAAAAGAACTAATGGTGTAATCCGTTTTAATCGTTGTCTCACTCACTTCTCCAGTCTCGCTCGACTTGCGAAACAAAGACCCAGCATATGCCCAAATCAAGTGTCCTAATGGATCGAAATCCATCCCAATATAGTCAACAGACTCACTTGCATCTTGAGTATACTTTATCTGTTCATTTTTGACAAAACTCCCGGCGAACCAAGGCGTGTAGGTACTTGTAAGGGTCAATCTACCCGTTGCATACGGATTACATGCTGCACTTGAAGATTCGAGTAGCACACTGGTTTCGGCGACGTTGATAAATTCCTTTTTCGCTTTGGGCGACAGGAGTAAGGTTTTACGCGACGAAGCGCCCTTCGATGGATCAATATATTCTGGAACCAATAACTGAAAGCGCTCGTTGCTTCCATCAAAGTAAGATGCCTGCTCCGAAAGATAATATTGATCATCCGTCGGGTCACTTTTCGACAGCCCGTTGATGCTCTTCACGAGGTTTGGCAAATATCGCGGCAAACCATACCAGTAAGCTGGGGTGTTTTTCATATCGCGAATTCTCGCTATATAAAGACCACTCACAGTATCTGCCTTATCACGCCAACCGATTTGCTGCAGACCCGGCAGCCCAAAAGCATCTGTAGACCCTGCGTATGCGAACTCAATTACAGGGGTAGCTGTGCCTCCCACGCTCTTTGTCGGCTGTTTCGCAACAAACACGAGTTTGCCCATTTCAAATGTCTTATCATCTCCACCGATAGACTGCTGCTCACTGATCTCGAAGTGACACTCGAACTGTTTGGCTGTAGCACTGTACTGAATTGCCGATATTCGCTCGTCCTTGTTTCTAAAATACAAATGTAATAAGCCATCGCTACCATCCAAAAGAACTGGGGACGCCTTTGGGGCTATCAGGTTGGGGGTGTCGGCATTGTAACCGTTTTCAAAATATCCAGCCGTCACAGTGAGGGAAGGATTCTCTCGCAGTGAGTTTACAATTTCAGGCTCTCCATTATTACTCAAAACTCCGTTATTGGTGAGCGTTATCGGAACGAGATTGATCGGAGCAGGTGCGACTTTAGGTTTACCGTCACTCCCTGTTTGGAGCGAGACTTGTGCAAGTTTTCCACGCCGCGTCACCGCAAAATCAAGGAAAACCACGCGGTCCTTGTCCGAGTTCGTAGTTGGCGCTGCGCAAAATGCAATAAACTGTCGGAGCTGCCTCTTGACCTGTTTGTCTTCACTCGCATTCGGCTCAAGGATCCCCGGGATTTTTTTCCTGATAACCGTAGCGCTGACACGTCATGCCAAACTTCATGGTGCAGCACTGATTGCTGCCATTATCAGGCATCTTGAAAAAGATACGAGACTCGGGCTTCAAACTTGATTGCCCGATTAAGTCTGGAACCGGCATATCAAAAAGACCGTCATTCGACTGCCTCACGTAGAAAATGTGCAACTCATCGTGCGGCGCCGTCCCCCCTCGTTCATCCTTGTCGTTTTCTTGATTCAGATAGAAATGCCAAATGCTCTGATCAGGATCATCCGTTGTGAAAATATCTACAGCAAAGAATCCATTATCCGCCGCGGGCAAATGAGTCATCACGAGCGTCGGCTCGTAAAACGGACTTTCCAGGACATTCTTGAAATCCATTGAATCCTCATCTCCGCTCGGAACCGTCCGCGATTCGCTTTTTTTGAAACGCGCTTCCCAAACGCGCTCGATGCGATGAATGACTTGGACATCCGCAATATCGGAACTGAGCGGGTCCTGAGTCACCGCTTCAGCATCCAAGGAATCATCCAAACCCTGTGACGTTGGAACATTGAAAACACGCAAACGGTTTACGGTTATTTTCTCAGTTTCAGCACCCGATTTAATATGACGGAATAGGTAAATCTGTCCTGCCTCAGAAAGCGCGTATAAATACGGATAGTAACTTACGTTCTGATCGGATGCATCCGCCGCACTATTCCCTACCAACCGATAGTCATCGCCCAGATCCAATTCTATCAATTCATCCCAATCGTCCTCCTGCGAGGGTAAGCCTGGTTTGGGATCAAAAACCCGGTAGTATATCTGATTCAGATTATCGTCGGGGCCCTTATCCAAATAGAAGGCTATTGTAAGGCCATTGTGGCTGATAGTTTGTGCGTAGAAAGGAGAGAATGGCATATAGCAGAGCGAAGTTTAGGTGTTGAATTTCTGGCTTAGACGCAGATATCCCTTCTGTTTACGCTTCGTTGATAACTATATCTCATTTATTGGGCATTTTTGAGCCCCTCTCAAATTTGATCGATCCCTTCTCGGACACGGCGCTCGATTTAGCCAATACAAGACTGACCCGCGTTCAAATCGCTGGGTGATGCGCTCCACACACACCCTTTTAATCCGTCCAGGCAGTCATAGATCGCCTCAGTCTTGCCTACTCCAGGACCAAAGACCAACAAGATACTGCGTTGGATCTTAGAGCCGACCGTGCTCCTAAGATAGTTAGCGACTTGGCTAAATCCTCGGTGCTTAATTGCGCAAGAAGATCGCAAGCTTGGGTCGAGAGAAAAAGTCAAAAACAGCGTTCAAAGTGATTGCATGTTGAGACAACTCACTCTTACACATTCCGACTACAGCTAAATTTTTGATGAAATCCCCTAATAAAAACCTGTTTGTCGTATGTATTGCCTGTTCACTCATATTGAGTGGTTGCCAAACGACCTATTCAGAATTCTCGGTCTGGAGCGGTGAAGGCTATCGAGATCAAATCATCGAACACAATGTGTTGGCCGTATCTTCAAGGGGCAACGCAAACGCTCCACGAGGCCAGCTGAGTGATTTCGTCATGCTCCGAGCAGCAGAAATAGCTATTGATCGTGGCTACGCCTATATGGCTATATTGGGCTCAGAAGGACTTGAAGGCGTCGATCGTGAGGACGTGGGGGGTGATACTTCTTTTCAATGGGGTGGAAAAGGAGCGACAGCAATTTTCGCCCTTCTACACAATCCACATCCCGTTTTCGAAAATGAATTCCAAGTAGATGAACTTGCAGCTACATTGATTCAAAGATGGGAACTCGGAGTATCCCCGTCCAGCTCAAGATTTGATCCCTCCACCGTAGAACTCAAAGCTCAGCTATTCCCTGGGATGAACGAACTCCCTGAGAAGGATACAACTGACGTAATCGTCTACACGGATCCAACCGGAGCTGGATTTGAAGCCATACCAATCGGAATTGTCTCAGACTTCGAGAATCCCTTCCTCAGCGATGCCGATTTAGCCGATGCCTTGCGTCCACTCGCCGCACAACACGGAGCGGACGCAGCCGTTGTGAACTTCCCTCCATACGGGCCCGAAGCGATCATCGAAGCTCCTGCCCTTACGATGAAGGCCAGTCTAGTCCTGATTCCAAAGGCGGCATTTGGTATTCAATGGGAACCGGGTGAATTGGCTTTGAGCAAATACGAAATCAGACGCCTCGCCGAATACAGCAGAGCAGCTGAAGCAGGACTCTTGGTCGGCGATCGCGTCGTTCAAATCGAAAATGTTGATATGCTCGACACACTCGCGTTCCATAATCTTTGGCTCTCGCTCGAGCCCGATCAAGTGGTCACCATGGTCGTAACCCGTGGAGGCAAGGAAATTAAGCTCGAAGTCCCGGTTACTGCAAATTTGGTCAACTAACCAAAGACCCTGAAAAAACACGTGAAAAGGACCTGAGCGTAAATTCGTCTCCATCAGTTTACACCTTATGTTGTATCACTCAGTACGGATAATCTGTTCGTCATAAAGGCGTTTACTGTCTTTGTAGACTATGTCTGCTGCCTTAAAATCGGTCTTCACTACGCGCTGAGTGGTCCCATCAAGCAATCACAAATATTCAACACTCGCCTCCTCCACCAAAGTTATGCCGTGGGCTCCCGGAAAATCGCCCGAGGCATCCGAGAGTTCCCCAGAGGCAGTATAACCTAAGACTGCGGGCGAGCCTTGAAGAAACACCAGCACATTTCCTGATTTCGAAACAACGACACCATGCGTGCGACCCGAGTCATCCGAGTATGAATTTTTGGGGGAATGAAACCCAGTCCACAATCCAGCGGCAGGTGTCGTGGCTCGTAGAGATCTTTTCGAAAAAATTAGTTAGGCCACTTCGGGTTCTTCTGCCAAGGCAAGACATACGGTTCATCTAACGGCAGGGCTGGAGCGGCAAACACCGCGATATACGCTCTGCGCGGAATATCTGTGAGATTTGGCCCCGCGTAGTGCATACAGTAGCTGTGATGAAGCAAGACCGACCCCACTGGACAATCCAGCGCCGTGGCATTGGCCGACCAGAAATCTTGATTATCAGCAACCATCGCGCTTTGCCTGTCACCAGGAATCAAATAGCGATGCGGCAGGAGAGTGCCGGTATGCGTCTTGCTCACATATTGCATCGTACCTCCGGCAACTGTCGCACCTTCAAGAGGTAACCAAAAATTAATATTTCGGTAGTGCTGACCAGGCGCGTGATAAGCTTGATCCTGATGCCACGGGGTGGCTGCACCATGGCCTGCCGGTTTTAAAATCATATGATCGGTCTTAAAGAATGCATCCGGCCCTAAAATAAACTGCGCAATGGCTTCTAGCCGAGCTAGATAAGGCTGGTCTTTAATGCCTTTTACCGAACGGTGGGGACTTAAAATCTGCGGAAGCGACGCCCGGCCTTGCTCATCCTCCCCCCCAACTGCTTGATTTTCGAATCATCGGAAAAGCAATCGTCATAGATTGAGCGATACCACTCTAATTCTTCGTGAGGAATGACGTCATTGAGGCGGATAAAACCATCGGCCAATAACTGGGATTTTTCATCTTCAGTAACGCATGCGGGTATTTTGATCGTGTCCATGAGCCATACTCTACCAAATATACGCCACTGTGCGCCTAGCGATGTAGAGGCGACATTTTTATACATTGCACCGTTCCCTCAAAATGGCTTCTGTTCCTGTTTGATGGAGAGACCGATTCAGCGAGAACTTTTTTTATATCCTGACACCCAACACCCAGCCATACGGAACATCGGCGTATCCAATCAACTGTTGTCGCGCGCAGCATTTGGAGGCCACCGTCATGATTGTTTTGAGATCTGCCTGATAAGTGATGGATCTATCGACTATTTCACCGAACAGCAGCGTTATACCATTCACCCCAACGCCGTCCAAATCAGTAAGCCGGACGAGCTCCATGGCACTCCAGATAAAAGACTACATCCTTGCACACTTCGCTGGATACAAATTGATTTCAATCGATTGGAGGCTCCCGAACTACAATTTCAAATATCAGAGCTTCCCTCTATAATCGAGCAAGCAGCCTCGACACTCATTCCCTACCATGAAGCTATCATTCACGAATGCCGAGACGTGAGCCTTGGATCGTATCATTTAATGGAAGGCATGCTCCTCACATTTCTAGTCAAATTGATAAGGTCATATCCAAGCGTACCCAGATGTCACCATTATCCCACGACACTGGTGCGAGCTCTAGACCTCATCAAACGCGAACCCTCTGCTTTTCTTACCGTTGAATCCCTCGCAGAAAAATTAAATACGCACCGCGCACATCTGCATAAGTTGTTCACCAAACACTTAGCAGTGTCTCCACAAGCCTATATTAGTGAGCAACGCTTATCTAGAGCCGCGAGTATGTTAGGCAATGAAACTATGTCGATCACTGAGATTGCCCATCAGCTGGGTTTCTCTTCTTCCCAACATTTGGCAACCGCATTCCGTAAACGCTTCGGAACAACCCCATCACAAGCCAAACAACACAATGTGCTCTAAGTGTTTCGCTGAATGGCTGCAGGATTCCTGATATCGCTTACGACTCAGCCTTCTCGTAAAAATCTCGAATAGTTTTAAGAAATGTCTCAAGACAATCAACCACCGTATCATAGGATCGGATACCTAAAAAGATTTGCTTAGCAACGCCCTTCTTGCCCAGACGCAGAGGTCCAGTGCACTTTGGCGTCTATTTAGTAGGTATAACGCTCGTGCTTTTTCATAACCAGCGCCGGTAATCTTCTGCCAACTAATAAGTCACCTTTCCGAAGCGATGGCGACAGTTTCGCTAACTCGATCACTGATTTCGAAAATATTGCAGTCGTTCAAAAGAGCTGGTCCCCGTAGTGTTGGACAAGTTGCGTAAGACTGTCGGTACAAGGAGCCATCTCCCTAGCAATATCAAAGATGCAATGACAGCTTTAATCGCGCCTTATGATAAGCAAAAACGAACGTAGATAAGGGATGCTGTGCCGACTTTTGAATCAAACCTTCTCTTTGATCTCTTTAATTGTGAAGCGTTCGCTCTGTAACTGACGAATACGGCGAACGCGCTCAATCATAGTCGGTGAGTAGAGCTGGTAATTCGCTTCCGTGGTTTCAGCCACTTCAAGAAGGCCCTCCTTCGTCCAAAAGCGAATGGTGGCATTACTCTCCCCCGTTGCTTTAGCGAGCGCACCAATACGCAAGAGACTGTCAGCCGAAGGTTCAGCCTCTTGAGCAAAAGATTGGTCTTCCGATACGGCGCTCAAATAGATGTCCAAAGATCGATTAACCGCGTCTGTGATGATCTTGTAATAAGCATCCTTACTGCCTCCAAGCTGTGCTTGCTCCAAAGCCTTGATGTATTTCAGGCGATCCCGCTTGCGGATCAGCGCTGGCGGGAACCCTTGCTGCATCAGAATAAGGTTCATCAATAAGCGTGCGGTTCTGCCATTGCCATCAATAAAGGGGTGAATCGTCACCAGTTCATAATGTGCGTCAGCGGCAAGTTCGACAGGATGCAAAGACCTTTTAGAGGTCATTTCCTTGATGAAATTCTCCATCAAATCAGGCACTTTACGGTGGTTAGGTAAAATAACCTCTGAGCCTGAAATCCGCACGGGGATCGAGCGATAATGCCCAGCACTGTCATCATCTATGCCTTTGAGAATCGTATTATGAATGTCTAATATTGAATGCTCTGTAAGGTCTTGTGTTTTCGCATTCACCAAGGCCATCACACTGCGCAACGCTTCAGCATGATTGGTTGCCTCCAGATGCTCGGTCAGTGATTTGCCGCTCACGGTCAGGCCTTTCTCAACCACGACCGCCGTTTCCTTGCGCGTCAGGGTGTTCCCTTCAATCGCGTTACTGGTATAGGTCAGCTCAATCAAGAACCACTGTTCCAGATTATCAACCAAGGCAGCTGGAAGGGGTCTATGACTATCCAATATCGCCTTTTTATCACTGAGCTTTTTCCACTTCATGTATAAACCATAAAGTATCACTTAACGGTTTTCAATAGATTCTTTGACCCTCTTCGCTTAGGGGGTCAGCCCTACCTTCACGACAATAGCCTCATTATCGTGAAAAATAGATTCATACGGGAAGCGCTTCGCTATCTCGTGGATTGGCTCACGCTCACGGAGCGCCTCTAACGCAATCTTGCTTTTGAACTCTGGCGTAAATCTACGTCTTTTTTTCACTAGCTGCATTTTATCTTAGCAGCCGCTCAAAACTGTCCAACTTTTCCTGACCGGCTCAATTCCGCCGTATAGCACCAAAGATTAAGCGCTATCTCTGGGCTCATTGCCATAGCGCATTAATCGGGACGGCTTGCAGCTTTTCGCCAAAACCACTCAAGCATTCACTGCCAGAATAAAGAACTGTGCCCTTTTGAAATTTATCACCTGCGATGTCGGCTAGGTGTTTCAGGCCTTTGAAATCGTTCTTCTGCAAGGAGGCTGCCGATTTGATTTCAATACCATAGAGGCCACCAAGTCTATCCTCTAATACGAGATCCACTTCAGCACCTCGATGCATGCTGAAATGGTAAGGTTTGAGAGACTGCTCAGACCAGCTCAGTTGCTTCATGATTTCCATGACGACAAAATTTTCCAAATAAGGGCCAGCATGCGCCCTTTGCGCCAGAAATGTGTCATCCTCTCGGCCTGTAAGATTTACCAGCAATCCCGTATCATTAAGAAAGATTTTGGGGGATTTAACGAACTCACCTTCGGCATTTCTCGTCCATGCAGGAATTGGCACAATGATGAAAATATGCTCCAGCATGGTAATGTAGCGCTTTAAGGTCGTATTCTTCACTCCGGATAAGCGCGAGATTTCAGCCATATTCAACGTGCTTCCCACTCGGGTAGCTAAAAGCTTTAAGATATTGGGTATATCATTAAGGCCTTCAATGTTGGACAGATCACGAATATCTTTTTGCAAAATGGCAGTTAGGTAATCATCGAACCACCGTCTTCGTCTGTTTGCAGCTTTTCGAGAAAGCGATTCAGGGTATCCGCCAATTCTCATTTTTGCGGCGATATCTGGCCAATGCGTAACAGTTGCCACAAATGAGGCATCAGGATCTGTCAGCGTTTTTATGAAGCTGGAAGGTTCCCCATGAAGCTCGTCTTGCGATAGTGGCCACAGCTTATGAATTTCAACTCTGCCAGCCAGAGAATCCCCAACTTCAGGGAGCATCATAACGTCAGCGGAGCCTGTAAGAATGATCCGGCGATTGTCACGATCCTGATCTACCAGTTTCTTTATAGGCAGAAACAATTCGGGGGCGCGCTGCACTTCGTCAATGATGACATGGGAGCCTAAATCTTCCAAGAATCCCATAGGATCATTCTTTGCAGCCGACAACGTTGCAGGGTCATCCATGGTAACAAACCGCCAGTCAAACGTACTTTGTTCTACAATTCTTTGACAGAGTGTGCTTTTACCCGTCTGGCGTGCGCCATTGATTAACAGGACAGGGGTATCTGCTAATGCATCAAAAATTGCGCTTTGAATGTGCCGATCATACATATTTCTCATTTTAGACCTAAAATGAGTTTAAAATCAAGACAAGTGGTGTATTTTGCAATTTCGAGTGGTGGATTTTGTAATATTATGTGGTGGATTTTGGAAAAAATTAACCGCCATCATCCTTGTGAATCTTCCACAGCTTGGATAGATTGCTAGGATGTCGATTGCAACCACTGCTCTTCAAGCAACGCGCAAAGGCTTAAAACCATAAACTATTAAGTGATTACTTTAGTCGTCCCTTAAAAATCTGATATGGCCTGAGAAAAATGGACACGGGATTCTCTTAACCAGAGGATACCGATATGAGACAACGAACGAGATACTCCAAGGAGTTTAAAAGTGAGGCGGTGAAGCTGTTGCTAATCGATGGCAATAGCGCGCAGGAAGTTTCCGAGCAACTGGGTGTGCCGCCTCGGTTGCTGTATGCTTGGAAAAGCAAACACCTGGATGTTTTGGAGGAGCACTCGGGCGAGTTGGCGGGCACTGAGCGTAGTCCGAAGGCTATGGCAGCCGAGCTGGATCAGCTTCGTAAGGAGCTAGCCAAACAGAAGCGCATGAACGAGATTCTAAAAAAAACGGTGGGCTACTTCAGCAATCCCGACTGATGCAGTATCGCTTCATACAAGAACATGAAGCTGATTGCAGCGTGCATGAGCTGTGCGAGTGCCTAGGGCTGAGTCGTGGTGGCTATTACGCTTGGCGGGGGCGGGGAACTAGCCGACGTGCTAAAGATGATGCAGTTTACAAAGAGGCGATTCGTGGCGTGCATAAGCGTGCTCGCGGCCGGTATGGCTACCGCCCCATATACCATCACCTACAAGAAGAGGGCTTCAACTGCGGCCGAGATCGTGTTCTTAGGCTTATGGGTGATATGGGTATCGAGGGTAAGTAGTCCAAGCGGTTCAAGCCGATGATGACCGATAGCAATCATGACTTTGGATATAGCCCCAACCTACTGCGTAAACTCGGTGAACCCGATCGTTGTGATCAAGCTTGGGTCGCCGATACGACTTATCTGCGCACTGATGCTACCTTGCAACAGTTATGGATCTGTGTTGTCGAAGAATCATCGGTTAGAGCGTGTCTGCCTCGAACAACAGCGCTTTGATCTGCGCAGCTTTGCACTCAGCAGTGATGACACGCGGAGGTGGAGGTGATATCCTCAAAGGACTGATACATCACAGCGATCGTGGCAGCACGTATGCGAGCTACGAATACAGTCGTCTGCTGACAAGCTTTGGCATCACTCAAAGTATGAGTGCCCAAGGAAACTGCTATGATAATGCAGCTCAAGAGTCCTTCTATGGACGATACAAGAGCTCCAGCGTCAGAGGGGTAGTTTTCAAAGACGAAGAGGCTGTCCGCAGCCATGTCTTTGAATATATCGAACTGTTCTACAATCGCTACAGAAAGCACTCATCGCTGAGCTATCAAAACCCCATTCAGTTCGAGGAAAAAATCGCGCCCCCCATGGGGGGCAAGGGAGGATGCTTGCATGCTTGCATCCACAACAACTAATAGATAACAAAACTAAAGAATCCTTTGTCCAGTAAAGTCAGGCCACTTCACCAAAGCTATGATATTCGCACACCCAGCGCCCATTATGCTTGAAAACAGAGGGTTTGGGTAAAGAAGCACGCTTTGGTTTTGTTGGCATTTGTGCGCAAAATTCCACTGAATCCTATTGACAGTCAAGCTCTATAACTAGCCTAAAATGGTGGAGGTGGCGGGAGTTGAACCTTACTCTACAGGTCCGCAACTAGCTAATATTCAATAGTTTAAGGTCAGATCAATACCGAATGGACACTCATATGGACACCCGCTTTTGGCAGGGATTTACATGTCGTGTCATACTTTTTCATGCGGCCTTATGCTGATCAGATTTATTTTCATCAAGAGGTCCACGATAGTGATGGATCAGCAACCCTCCGAAATGTGCGATGTTTCGGACTAGACAGTGACTATTAAAAGGTTCTGAACCTAACCCGACAATTCCGTTCACGCTTTTTATAAAATTAAAGTCAATAAGATATAGTTAGTAAGCAATTAAGCTAGAGCAATTCTTTCCATCGGATCTTTTGAAATTCGATATCGTATTTCCCGATAAGATAAGGATTTTGTTAAATAACGAGAAGCCATCTGCAGAATACCAATAAACACCTGCCTCTTGCGAAGCTGTTGTGCTAATACTAGAGGTGTTAAATGAATTGTTACCTGAAAGGGTAACATTGTATGGAGTAGAGGAATTACCCTTCTGTTTCGAAATGGTTATTCCACCGCGGTGGACCGATGGGGTAGCTGTTAGACTACTACGGAAATTGTTATAACATTTATTATATTCTAAGCTGATGTTAGTAGAGGCACCAGCGATCAAAATACCCGCAGCACCGTTACGGTAACATGTATTCTTATAAACAAGAATATTTGAAGAATTAATGATGTCGATCCCATTACCCCCCTGCTCATCGTTTCGCACATTATTATATTCGATATTGATGTCATTACACCTAGATACGTAGATCGACCCTGCATCATTTCCACGAATAACATTGTGTAAAATGTCTGAGTCATAAATTTCACTAAAACTGATGCAGTCCAGACCAATGTCTTCAAAATAGCAGTGCGAAACTACATTAC encodes the following:
- a CDS encoding PDZ domain-containing protein: MKSPNKNLFVVCIACSLILSGCQTTYSEFSVWSGEGYRDQIIEHNVLAVSSRGNANAPRGQLSDFVMLRAAEIAIDRGYAYMAILGSEGLEGVDREDVGGDTSFQWGGKGATAIFALLHNPHPVFENEFQVDELAATLIQRWELGVSPSSSRFDPSTVELKAQLFPGMNELPEKDTTDVIVYTDPTGAGFEAIPIGIVSDFENPFLSDADLADALRPLAAQHGADAAVVNFPPYGPEAIIEAPALTMKASLVLIPKAAFGIQWEPGELALSKYEIRRLAEYSRAAEAGLLVGDRVVQIENVDMLDTLAFHNLWLSLEPDQVVTMVVTRGGKEIKLEVPVTANLVN
- a CDS encoding phytanoyl-CoA dioxygenase family protein; its protein translation is MLSPHRSVKGIKDQPYLARLEAIAQFILGPDAFFKTDHMILKPAGHGAATPWHQDQAYHAPGQHYRNINFWLPLEGATVAGGTMQYVSKTHTGTLLPHRYLIPGDRQSAMVADNQDFWSANATALDCPVGSVLLHHSYCMHYAGPNLTDIPRRAYIAVFAAPALPLDEPYVLPWQKNPKWPN
- a CDS encoding AraC family transcriptional regulator; its protein translation is MSHTLPNIRHCAPSDVEATFLYIAPFPQNGFCSCLMERPIQRELFLYPDTQHPAIRNIGVSNQLLSRAAFGGHRHDCFEICLISDGSIDYFTEQQRYTIHPNAVQISKPDELHGTPDKRLHPCTLRWIQIDFNRLEAPELQFQISELPSIIEQAASTLIPYHEAIIHECRDVSLGSYHLMEGMLLTFLVKLIRSYPSVPRCHHYPTTLVRALDLIKREPSAFLTVESLAEKLNTHRAHLHKLFTKHLAVSPQAYISEQRLSRAASMLGNETMSITEIAHQLGFSSSQHLATAFRKRFGTTPSQAKQHNVL
- a CDS encoding Fic family protein; the protein is MKWKKLSDKKAILDSHRPLPAALVDNLEQWFLIELTYTSNAIEGNTLTRKETAVVVEKGLTVSGKSLTEHLEATNHAEALRSVMALVNAKTQDLTEHSILDIHNTILKGIDDDSAGHYRSIPVRISGSEVILPNHRKVPDLMENFIKEMTSKRSLHPVELAADAHYELVTIHPFIDGNGRTARLLMNLILMQQGFPPALIRKRDRLKYIKALEQAQLGGSKDAYYKIITDAVNRSLDIYLSAVSEDQSFAQEAEPSADSLLRIGALAKATGESNATIRFWTKEGLLEVAETTEANYQLYSPTMIERVRRIRQLQSERFTIKEIKEKV
- a CDS encoding ATP-binding protein codes for the protein MYDRHIQSAIFDALADTPVLLINGARQTGKSTLCQRIVEQSTFDWRFVTMDDPATLSAAKNDPMGFLEDLGSHVIIDEVQRAPELFLPIKKLVDQDRDNRRIILTGSADVMMLPEVGDSLAGRVEIHKLWPLSQDELHGEPSSFIKTLTDPDASFVATVTHWPDIAAKMRIGGYPESLSRKAANRRRRWFDDYLTAILQKDIRDLSNIEGLNDIPNILKLLATRVGSTLNMAEISRLSGVKNTTLKRYITMLEHIFIIVPIPAWTRNAEGEFVKSPKIFLNDTGLLVNLTGREDDTFLAQRAHAGPYLENFVVMEIMKQLSWSEQSLKPYHFSMHRGAEVDLVLEDRLGGLYGIEIKSAASLQKNDFKGLKHLADIAGDKFQKGTVLYSGSECLSGFGEKLQAVPINALWQ
- a CDS encoding transposase, producing the protein MRQRTRYSKEFKSEAVKLLLIDGNSAQEVSEQLGVPPRLLYAWKSKHLDVLEEHSGELAGTERSPKAMAAELDQLRKELAKQKRMNEILKKTVGYFSNPD
- a CDS encoding IS3 family transposase, with the translated sequence MHELCECLGLSRGGYYAWRGRGTSRRAKDDAVYKEAIRGVHKRARGRYGYRPIYHHLQEEGFNCGRDRVLRLMGDMGIEGK
- a CDS encoding DDE-type integrase/transposase/recombinase; translated protein: MSASNNSALICAALHSAVMTRGGGGDILKGLIHHSDRGSTYASYEYSRLLTSFGITQSMSAQGNCYDNAAQESFYGRYKSSSVRGVVFKDEEAVRSHVFEYIELFYNRYRKHSSLSYQNPIQFEEKIAPPMGGKGGCLHACIHNN
- a CDS encoding right-handed parallel beta-helix repeat-containing protein, with product MKYILAIYMLTVSLLQGATHYIYTYENATNEFKSVRSGDTVVFKNGTHIVSERIDLVNLNSVVIKGESGSKINLAKGGNKPGVFYIQGCTSLKISNLTIDGGFSPTNASNSDQSTKHNLPFIEIKASTATRIENSLFRNHWKPAIVATQANGAVKNTTIHNCDFYFVGNGHDVTGNKSDRKQAIAFSRWNGNVGDSTGNVVSHCYFEDIGLDCISFSEIYDSDILHNVIRGNDAGSIYVSRCNDINIEYNNVRNDEQGGNGIDIINSSNILVYKNTCYRNGAAGILIAGASTNISLEYNKCYNNFRSSLTATPSVHRGGITISKQKGNSSTPYNVTLSGNNSFNTSSISTTASQEAGVYWYSADGFSLFNKILILSGNTISNFKRSDGKNCSSLIAY